The nucleotide window TACGCATTTCACCGCTACACGTGGAATTCCACTCTCCTCTTCTGCACTCCAGTCTTCCAGTTTCCAATGACCCTCCCCGGTTAAGCCGGGGGCTTTCACATCAGACTTAAAAGACCGCCTGCGCGCGCTTTACGCCCAATAAATCCGGACAACGCTTGCCACCTACGTATTACCGCGGCTGCTGGCACGTAGTTAGCCGTGGCTTTCTGGTTAGATACCGTCAAGGGACAAGCAGTTACTCTTATCCTTGTTCTTCTCTAACAACAGTACTTTACGATCCGAAAACCTTCTTCATACACGCGGCGTTGCTCCGTCAGACTTTCGTCCATTGCGGAAGATTCCCTACTGCTGCCTCCCGTAGGAGTCTGGGCCGTGTCTCAGTCCCAGTGTGGCCGATCACCCTCTCAGGTCGGCTATGCATCGTTGCCTTGGTAGGCCTTTACCCTACCAACTAGCTAATGCACCGCGGGCCCATCTGTAAGCGATAGCCGAAACCATCTTTCAAAGTGATGACATGCGTCACTACTTATCATTCGGTATTAGCCCCGGTTTCCCGGAGTTATCCCCAACTTACAGGCAGGTTGCCCACGTGTTACTCACCCGTCCGCCACTAACATTGGAAGAGCAAGCTCTTCCTCCGTTCGTTCGACTTGCATGTATTAGGCACGCCGCCAGCGTTCGTCCTGAGCCAGGATCAAACTCTCTTTAAAATATAAATTGAATTTGAATACTTATTCAACACCGTGAATAAGATTCCTTGCGTCAAATTGACTTCGCTAGCAATTAAATTACTAGTTTGTTTTGTTGAAAACAGCTTTCTGTTTTCTGCCCTGCGATTACCAGTGAGACTTTACGTCTCATTGCTTTTCGTCTTCTTCTTTGTTCAGTTTTCAAAGGTCATTTTCTTTTGCTGCGAAAGCGTTTTGTCCGCATCAGCAACGTTTATAAATATACCAAGATTTTTGCCTTTCGTCAATACTTTTTAACAAGTTTTTTAAATAAAGATGAAAAAAGATATTTTGGATGTATAAAAACATGTAAAAATGCGGATTTTCTAACAAAAAAACATTAAGTGGTATAAATTTGCATTCCTTTTTCTTCAAAATGCCCCTTTAAGACCGGATCTATTTCTTTCCCAGTGATTATTGAAGAAATTTCATCAAGTGCAGCATATTTGTATAATGAAATACGACCGAACTTCGTATGATCGGTGACTAAAATCACTTCATCAGCAGAATGGAGCATTTGTTGTTTGGCTGGAATAAGGTATTCGTCATAATGCATTAAGCCTTTGTCAATATCAAGTGCCGGTGTCGTTACAAATGCTTTGTGTACATGGATGCTTTGTAATGTTCCGCTCGTTATCATGCCATTTAGTATGAATGTCTCTGGATAAATAACTCCGCCGGTTACAATTACTTTAGATGGGGAGAAGCGCATAATAGAAGCAACATTAATATCATTTGTAATAACTGTTAGCTTCGAGCGATCTTTTAAAGCTGTTGCGATATGCCCGGTTGTTGTTCCGGCATCTAGGATGATTGTGTCTCCATCTTTGACCATCGTAGCAGCCAAAGTAGCGATTCGTTGCTTTTCTTCATAGCGGACTTCACTGCGTTTTTTCCAGTTGGGTTCGGAAACTACTTTTTCTTCGATCATTACACCGCCGTGCGTTCTTTTTAGTTTTTTATCTTTTTCTAGGGATGTTAAATCGCGGCGAATGGTGGCTTCATGAACTTCGAAATGTTTAGCTAATTCGCTGACAGTTGCTATTTTCCGGCTTTTAACGTATTGGACAATGGCTCGTTTCCGTTCAATCGATAACACTTCTTCTCCTCCTTTTGTTTTCTTATATGGTAACTCCAATAGAGAAAAATCGCAAACAAACAAAAAACCTTGAAGCGCAGGCTCCAAGGTTTTGCTTTTGAAAATTAGTCGTTTAAGCGTTTTTCTAGTTCTGCTTTTTTCTCTTCAAATCCTGGTTTGCCAAGAAGAGCGAACATATTTGCTTTATATGCTTCTACTCCCGGTTGGTCAAACGGATTTACGCCATTAAGGTAGCCACTGATCGCTACTGCTTTTTCAAAGAAATATACTAGGTAGCCGAATGTATACGCATCTAGTTCAGGTACTTCGACAACAAAGTTTGGCACTTCACCGTCTGTATGAGCTAATAGTGTACCTTCAAAAGCTTTTGTGTTAACGAAATCAACTGTTTCACCCGCAAGATAGTTAAGACCATCTAAATCTACTTCTTCTTTATTGATAGTTAGATTGTGGCGTGGTTTGTCCACCTTCACAACTGTTTCAAATAGGTTACGACGTCCATCTTGGATATATTGTCCAATCGAATGTAAATCAGTGGAAAAGTTAGCGCTGGATGGGTAGATACCTTTTTTGTCTTTCCCTTCACTTTCGCCGAATAATTGTTTCCACCACTCGTTAAAGTATTGCAAACCTGGTTCATAGCTAATTAGAAGTTCAGTTACTTTTCCTTTACGGTAAAGGACGTTACGAGCTGCTGCATATTGATAAGCAATATTGTTTTTTAGTTCTGGTTTAGCAAAATCTTTACTTGCTGCTGCTGCCCCGTTCATTAAAGCATCGATATCAACACCGCTAACCGCGATTGGAAGTAAGCCAACTGCTGTTAAAACGGAGAAACGTCCACCAACGTCATCAGGAACAACAAATGTTTCATAGCCTTCGTTATCAGATAGTGTTTTTAGAGCGCCTTTTGCTTTATCAGTTGTTGCATAAATACGTTTTCTAGCGCCTTCTTCTCCGTATTTTTTAATTAATAGTTCTTTGAAAATGCGGAAAGCGATTGCAGGTTCTGTCGTAGTTCCGGATTTAGAAATAACATTAACAGAGAAATCACGATCGCCAACTACTTCAATTAAGTCATGTAAATAAGAAGAGCTAATGCTATTTCCTGCAAAAAATACTTGTGGTGTTTTGCGAGCACCTTTTTCAAGTACATTATAGAAGGAATGATTTAATGTTTCGATAGCTGCGCGTGCTCCAAGATAAGAACCGCCGATACCGATAACGATTAATACTTCTGAATCGCTGTGAATTTTTTCTGTTGCTTTTTTGATACGAGCAAATTCTTCTTTGTCGTAATCTGTTGGCAGGTTAATCCAACCAAGTGCGTCACTTCCCGCACCAGTGCCATTATGTAATGTATCATGTGCTGCTTTTACTGCTGGTTCAAGGTAATCAAGTTCGCGTTCTTCAAAAAAACGGAGCGCTTTGGAATAATCAAATTTAATATGTGTCATCATTTTCCCTCCAAATTTAAAAAAAGTTTCTTTATTAACTTTATCTCAATCAGTGCTTTTTAGCAAGACTTGACATCTGTTATTTTTCACCCTTTTTGGAAATTAGGTATAGTTTTCATATAGGACGCCTTCGCTTCTAAGCAGTTCATTTAAAGTTAATTGGTCTATATTTAATAAATCATCTGCAAGTGGAATCGGAAGCCATTTTACATGGAAAACGCTATCGCCATGTTCGACAGCTGCTATGTCTCCAGTTGGTTTTGCCCGAAAGACGAACGTACAAACATGCTCCCAAGTAGCACGTCGCTCTTTGCAGGACAAAATGGACTCGACTTTCACATCTATATTCGTTTGGCTTTTTACTTTGTTAGCGATAGCCTCTTCCATTGTTTGGTCGGGTTCTACTTGCCCGCCTGGAAATGTCCAAATCATATTGCGATTTCTCACTACCAATACCTCATCTTTCTTCTCATTATAAACAAATGCTTGCACATGAATAGACCTTTTCACAAAAATCCCCCTTTGTTAACTAGCTTATTTTTCTAAGTAAATAGAAAATTACTACTATCTATTCCCTTTTTCTAAAATATTAGTCAATTAAATTGACAGCCTAGCAACTTCGACCAAATTCGGTCTTATTGTAGGTTGATTGAGATTATTTATCTGCTTTTTTTATCCATTCTTCTAATTTATCTCGCAGTGTGTTGAACCCTTCATCATTTTCACCAGCTGATACGTTTTTCTTTTTGGCTGGTTGTTCTTTTGGTGCGTCTTCGGTAGCTCTAATAGAGAGACTGATTTTGTTTTTTTCTTCATCAATATCTAAAATTTTCACTTTGACCTCTTGCCCTACCTCTAAGAAATCATGGATGTCTTTTACAAAACCATGCGTAATTTCTGAAATATGGACTAAACCTTGTGTAGAATCATTTAATGCTACAAACGCCCCGTAACTTTGAATTCCTGCGATTTTCCCAGAAACTACTTCTCCTACTTTGAATGTACTCATCTTCATTCCACCCGCTTTCTAGTGTTACAATATTTTAAAATTATAACATTTAGCTGAGACTTTAACAATTATTCTAAATCCTTTTGGAGCAAGCTTCGGGACTACCTTTATGCTATAATTAATAAGAATAAAAAGATTGGAGTGTGGCATATTTGAGTCAATTTGATGAAGTCATTCCGCGTAATGGAACTAATTCAGAAAAGTGGGACGGGGCAGAAGAATTATTTGGTCGTAAAGATATTATCCCCATGTGGGTAGCAGACATGGATTTCCGTGCGCCAAAACCTGTACTTGATGCTTTCCAGCGTCAAATCGATCACGGAATTTTTGGTTATTCAACAAAATCAGAGAGGCTTGTCGATGCTGTTATTAATTGGAACAAAGAACAGCATCAGTTCGAAATTGATCCTAGTACACTTTTTTTTAATGGGGCAGTTGTTCCGACAATTTCACTCGCGGTTCGTTCGCTTACTAATAAAGGTGATGCGGTACTGATGGTCTCGCCAATTTATCCGCCTTTCTTCCATGTAACAAAAGCAACGGAACGAAAAGTAGTGATGTCTCCTTTAGTATATGAAAATCACCAATATCATATGGATTTTCATGATTTAGAAACTCGTATAAAAGAGGAAAATGTAAAACTATTCTTACTGTGTAATCCCCAAAACCCAGGTGGTCGTTGTTTTTCAAAAGAGGAATTAGTGCAGTTAGCTAAACTTTGCGAAAAATACCAAATCCCGATTGTTTCTGATGAAATTCATGCCGATTTAGTTATGAAGCCTCACAAACATATTCCAATGATGGTTGCAGCACCGTTTTATGCTGACCAAATTATCACATTAATGGCAGCAACAAAAACATTCAATTTGGCAGCAATTAAAGCTTCCTACTATATTATTACGAATAAAGATTACCAAGAAAAATTTGCCGCAGAACAAAAATATGCCACTACAAACGAGCTTAACGTTTTTGGAATTGTTGGTACAGAAGCAGCTTATCGCTACGGGGCTCCTTGGCTTAACGAGCTTAAGGAATATATTTACAGTAATTATGAATATGTAAAAACTAGTCTTGGAAAAGAAGTTCCAGAAGTCGGTGTCACAGATTTAGAAGCTACTTACCTAATGTGGCTTGATTGCCGTTCATTACCTAAAGATGAAAAAGCCATTTATGCTGATTTAATTGAAGCAGGTGTTGGTGTTCAAATGGGATCAGGATTTGGTTATTCAGGCAAAGGGTTTGTTCGCCTCAATATTGCCTGCCCAAAAGAAACACTTGAAAAAGGCGTAAAACTTCTTATTAAAGGTCTTAAAAAATAGTAAAAATAAAGAAACTAAACGGAATTTGTTTGGTTTCTTTTTTTAGTCAAATGGAGTTAGCTTTGTTATACTAATGTTTGGAAAGCAAGAGAGATGAAAATTTTTTCATCCCTTTCTTACATAAATTAAAGGAGTTGGTATAACCGATGTTTTTAGGTCTTCGCGAATTAGTTTATTCTAAGTTGCGCTATATTTTAGTAACAGGCATCATGGTTTTAATTATGTTACTATCACTTATTTTATCTGGGCTAGCAAATGGACTTGCCTACGATAATGCTTCATCCGTTGCAGATAACGGGGTTCCATATTATGTTCTCAGCAAAGACGCCCAAGACAAATTATCTCGCTCACAGTTTCCAGAATCCAAACTTGCAGAAGTGAAAAAGGACGAGAATGTAAAAGACGCTGCGGTTCTTGGACAATCCATGCAAACATTAAAACGGGAAAGCGATGACAAAAAGTTCAGTGTGGCGCTTTTCGGTATTCAACCAGATAGTTTCCTTGCTCCAAAAATTTCAGAAGGAAATAGCATACAGGTAACCAAACCAGATGAAATTGTAGTCGATTCTTCTCTTAAATCAGACGGAATTAAAATCGGCGACATTTTGATGGATGATATTTTAAACAGAGAACTTACGGTAGTTGGTTTTACAGAAAACCAAAAATACAGCCATGCGCCAGTTGTTTATCTTAACATCGCAACTTGGCAAGAAATAAATCCTGTTTTATATCACCAAAAAATCCCACAAACAAGTACGATTGCCATTAAAACAGACAATCCAGACAAAGGGGTAACACTTTCAGATAAAGATTTAACAACGATTGACCACAAAGGCTTTTTAAATCAAATCCCTGGGTATTCTGCTGAACAAATGACGCTTAACATGATGATTTATTTCTTGATTGTTATTGGCGGATTTATTCTAACAGCTTTCTTCTATGTAATGACGCTACAAAAAACGACCCAGTTTGGTATTTTAAAAGCGCTCGGCACGAAAACAAGTTATTTAGCGAAAAGCATTGTTACTCAAGTGGTGATTATTTCGCTTATCAGTATTTTAATCAGCGTGGGCGTAACACTCATTTTACCAAGTATTATGCCTGAAGCGATGCCATTTAGACTAAGTTCCATGACAATTGCGCTTTACAGTGGAATATTCTTCTTAGTTGCTTTAATTGGAGCACTTTTATCACTTAGACGAATTGCTAAAGTAGACGCATTAGATGCTATTCGAGGAGGTGATGAATAATGGAAACTCTACTATCGTTTGAAAATGTCTATAAAGATTACCCGTCCGGTCCTTCAATTATTCACGCACTGAAGGAAACGAACTTTGAAGCAAAGAAAGGCGAGCTTATTGCGATTGTTGGCCCAAGTGGTTCTGGTAAAAGTACATTACTTTCTCTTGCAGGTGCACTTTTAACACCTACTGGCGGAACTATTTCGATTAATGATAAGTCCATTAGTAATTTATCGGCAAAAGAGCAAACTTCGCTTCGTTTAGAAGAAATCGGCTTTATTTTCCAAGCTGCTCACCTTGTCCCTTACTTACGTGTGAAGGATCAAATTGGCTTTATTGGAAAAATGGCTGGGAAAAATGCTGCTGAATTAGAAAAAGAAGCTACTGCCTTGCTTGCTCAACTTGGAATTGCTGACCGGGCAAACGCTTTTCCAAAAGATTTATCAGGTGGGCAAAAGCAACGTGTCGCAATTGCTCGTGCACTTATTAATCAGCCATCTGTTATTTTAGCGGATGAGCCAACTGCCAGCCTTGATACAGCAAGAAGTCGTGAAGTTGTGACGTTGCTTCGTGATGAAGTAGTACAAACTAGCCGGACTGCGATTATGGTTACCCATGATGAACGGATGCTAGATTTAGTTAATCATGTGTATCGTATGGAAGATGGCTTACTTACTCAAGAAAGTTAAAAAACCTGTGTGGCGAAATCCGCCACACAGGTTTTTTAGTATTTATTTTTGATAACCTTCAATTAAATCTAATGCTTGGCCAAGTACTTTTTCCCCGTTCATCGTACCGTAAGCGGCCATGTCGATTACATCTACTGGAATTTTACCAGCAGCTAATTCATCAACTGTTTTCTTCTGATAACGCACTTGTGGTCCTAAAAGTACTACATCTGCATCATCAATTAAATTACTTACTTCAGCGATAGAGTACGCTTCGATTTCACATTCTTCTCCACGTGCTTCTGCTGCTTTACGCATTTTTGTTACTAAAAGGCTTGTTGACATCCCTGCCGCACATACTAAAACAATATTTTTCATCGTAATCTTTCCTTTCAGATTAAAGCTGCTTTTTTGGTACACTCCTATTATATCCTACCTTTCCCATTTTAAACAAGCAAACGAATGGAGCAACGAAAAATTTATTAAAAATGAGAAAAAGCATTGCGATTTCATGCGAAAAGAGCGATAATAAACAATAACTTTATCCGAAAGCTCAGAAAATTTCGCATCATTCAAAATAATGCTTTCGGAAGATAAAAAATTCAAATCAGGAGTGTGTTGCATGAAAGTAATTAAATTTGGTGGGAGTTCTTTAGCATCAGGAATTCAATTAAATAAAGTTTTCCAACTTGTAGCGGAGGATTCTGATCGAAAAATCGTTGTTGTATCAGCTCCTGGTAAACGTTTCAAAGAGGATACAAAAGTGACAGACTTACTTATTGATTGCGCGACAAAAGCACTTTTAGGAGAAGATACGACAGAATTATTTGAAGCTGTCATTGCTAGATACGCCGGAATTGCGCTAGATACTGGAATGGATGATGCAATTATCCAGCAAATTCGCTCAGATTTACAAGCGACAATTTCTTCTGATAAAAGCGATCCAGATAAATTTTTAGATCGAATGAAAGCTAGCGGAGAAGATAATAACGCGAAATTAATCGCGTCTTATTTTAAATTTAAAGGCTTAAATGCCAACTATATTAATCCAAAAGATGCTGGATTACTCGTGACGGACGAACATGCAAGTGCCCAAGTTTTACCTGAATCTTATGACCGCTTGTTTGCACTTCGAGAACGAGAAGGTATCATCGTTTTCCCAGGATTTTTCGGTTACACAAAAGACGGCGAAATCAGTACTTTTTCCAGAAGTGGTTCTGATATTACTGGAGCTATTGTGGCCAATGGGGCGCAAGCTGAGTTATACGAGAATTTTACTGATGTGGACGCAGTTTATGCAGTCAATCCGGCAATTGTAAAAAACCCGAAGAAAGTACTCGAACTAACTTACCGCGAAATGCGCGAACTTTCTTATGCTGGCTTCTCTGTTTTTCATGACGAAGCCTTGATTCCGGCCTTCCATGCGGGGATTCCTGTTCATATTAAAAATACAAACAATCCTGACTCATGTGGAACTCGTGTCGTACATGAACGCGAAAACAACAATGGGCCTGTCGTTGGAATTGCGAGCGACGACGGTTTTTGCAGCATTTATATTAGTAAATATTTAATGAACCGGGAAATTGGCTTTGGTCGAAAAGTGTTACAAATCTTGGAAGACTCTGGGCTGAACTATGAGCATATGCCATCCGGAATTGATGATTTAACTATTATTATTCGCGAAAATCAGTTTGGCGAGGACACCGAACAGACAATTATGACTCGGTTGAAAGAAGAATTAAATGCCGATCAAGTTATTATACAACATGGAATTTCACTAATTATGGTTGTAGGCGAAACAATGCGTCATAATGTCGGGATAACTTCTCGTGCTTCTAAAGCTTTATCCGACGCAAAAGTAAATATTGAAATGATTAATCAAGGCTCTTCAGAAGTAAGCATTATGTTCGGCGTCAAAGAAGCACAGGAAAATACAGCAGTTCGGGCGCTATATAATGAATTCTTTTCGGAGGTCTTCGTTTAAAAATAAAACAAGTTTTTCACGGATTAGCATGAAAAACTTGTTTTTTGTTTTATTTAATATTAATCTTCTCAATCACAACATCATTCACTGGTTTGTCTTGCATGCCAGTTGGTAGTCCTGCTATTTCGTCTACTACGTCCATGCCTTCGATTACGTGACCGAAAACAGTGTGACGGCCGTCTAACCAAGGAGTTCCGCCTTCTTTGTAAGCTTCGATAACTTCCACTGGGAAGCCAGCTTGTTCCATTTGGCCAAGCATGTCAGCGGGCATATCTGGTTTTTGAACGATGAAAAATTGGCTGCCGTTTGTATTTGGGCCAGCGTTTGCCATTGATAAAGCGCCGCGCAAATTGAATGCTTCTGTAGAAAATTCGTCTTCAAAAGCTTCTCCCCAAATACTTTCGCCACCAGTACCACGACCGTCTGGGTCCCCACCTTGGATCATGAATTCAGGTATAACACGGTGGAAAATAAGCCCATCGTAATAACCATTTTTAGAATGTGTAACAAAGTTTTCTACTGTTTTTGGAGCGATTTCTGGGAACAATTTGATACGGATAGTTCCTCGGTTTGTGATCATTTCTGCTTCAATCTCATTAGGTGCTACTTCTTTTGATAATTGTGGGTAAGTCATATTGTAAAACTCCTTCTTGTTTTAATTGATTGTTCACTAACGTAGCCAAATAATAAGTAAATTAACAACGACGGCAATCAGATATAGTACTAGTATAACAGCTGAAACCCAAATGACAATTTTTTTAACCAAAAATGCACTTCCTTCACTTTATTTTTCATTCGCTACCTTTTATTCTATAATGAAAAGGTGAGTTTTAACAATAATACGAATAGAGATGATTTTTTTATGACAACAAGAAAGAGAAATTTGTACATTTTAATGGTTGCTAATCTACTGATGTCAGCCAGTATGACGATGATTATGCCTTTTTTGTCGCTCTATATCGAAACATTTGGCGACTATAGTGATTCTTATGTCCAAAGGTGGGCAGGTTATATTTTCGGGGTTACTTTTTTAGTGGCTTTTATTTTTTCTCCTATTTGGGGACGAATTGGGGATAAACATGGCTATAAAGGTATATTAATTTTAACTTCTTTCGGTTTAGCGATTTGTATTTTCTTGATGGGATTTGCACATTCGGTTACTTATTTGTTGATTTTGCGGATTTTCATGGGAGTTGTTACGGGATTTATTGGTGTTAGTAATGCTTTTATTGCGAGACAAACTCCTAGACATGAAGCTGGAAAAATTCTTGGTACACTGCAGCTTGGGGGTGTAACCGGAATGCTATTTGGACCGTTAATTGGTGGAGCGATGGCGGATTTATTTGGTTTCAAAGATACTTTTACCATTACTGGGATCGCGATGATGCTCGCAGCACTACTTGTCGCTTTTGGTGTAAAAGAAATTCGCACAGACGAACAAAAAGAAGCCGCAAAAGTAGTTTACTCAAGACGTGCTGTTTTAAAACAAATATTCACGCTTCGGGTTCTCTTCACCGTGATGATTATTACTGCACTTATTCAAATTGCTAATTTTAGTGTTCAACCACTGTTGGCACTTTATGTGGGTGATATGACCCAATCAGATAATATAGCATTCTTATCTGGTCTGGCATTTTCTGCGACTGGTTTTGGGAATTTAGTAATGACACGAAAATGGGGGCAACTTGGGGATAAATATGGCTATGAGAAGATTTTAAATATCCTTTTAATTATGGCTGCTATTTTTGTTATTCCACAAGCTTTTGCAACAAATCTATGGGTATTTATTTTTTTCCGATTCTTGTTTGGGATTGCAATTGGCGGCATGGGCCCTTGTACAACGGCATATATTCGCCTCGCAGCGCCTGGTGTGATGCAAGGGGAGATGCTCGGTTACAATCAAAGTGCTAGGTTCTTAGGAAATGTTATCGGTCCAATTCTTGGCGGTACGCTTGCTGGTTATACCGGCATTCCTAGCGTTTTCCTTTTTATGAGCTTCATGTTTTTTGTGGCATTTTTCGTTTTACTTTATGCGCTTCACTCCGACCGAAAACGTCATGTCAATGTCGATTAAATTTTAGCAAATCTAAGTTTTTCTTAGGCTTGCTTTTTTTATTCTTCCTATTTAATTGTTTTTTTTAATAGACAAATTGATTTAGAAAGTTAAGTTTTCCACCTTTTTTTCAGACAAAAAAGTATGTTATAATAAAAAATATAAAAAGTACGGCGGATTATTTAAGGTACTTCAAGAATGGTAATGTTATAAAAGTAGTGAATTTTTATGATTTAGTTCGACTTCTTACTATTTGGGGTTACGTTTAGATTTCATTAAATGTAAGTACTTGCTTAAAAAACAATGATTTTCCTGTTTTTATTTTCCTCATTTCAGGAGGACTTTCCGTATAAAAAATCTTCGAGGGGGAGCCGATTTTGTCATTTCTTCATCTAGCAATTCTTTTGCCATTCATTGTGGCATTCTTAATTCCACTATTTTATCGGTGGACAAAGCAAATTCACACTGGCTGGCTAGTACTTCCGATTCCAGTGATCCTATTTATTTATTTCTTAACTTATATCCCAAAGACGATGGACGGGGCAACGGTTGTTTCGATGCCTTGGATTCCACGACTTGGGATTAATTTTACGGTAGTTGTAGATGGGCTTAGTTTGCTATTCGCACTACTGATTACAGGGATTGGATCACTTGTTACGTTTTACTCCATTTATTATTTAGGAAAGAAAAAAGAGCGACTTAGCAATTTTTATACTTTCTTATTTATTTTCATGACCGCCATGCTTGGGGTTGTTCTTAGTGATAATTTGATTGTCCTGTATCTTTTCTGGGAGTTAACTTCGATTAGTTCCTTCTTATTGATTGGTTACTGGTATCATAGAGAGCGCTCACGTTATGGTGCTCGTAAATCAATGATGATTACCGTATTTGGTGGTTTGATGATGCTTGGAGGATTTATTTTACTCCATATTATGAGCGATTCTTACTCGATTCGAGCAATTATCCAAGATGCTGATG belongs to Listeria ivanovii subsp. ivanovii and includes:
- a CDS encoding DeoR/GlpR family DNA-binding transcription regulator, with the protein product MLSIERKRAIVQYVKSRKIATVSELAKHFEVHEATIRRDLTSLEKDKKLKRTHGGVMIEEKVVSEPNWKKRSEVRYEEKQRIATLAATMVKDGDTIILDAGTTTGHIATALKDRSKLTVITNDINVASIMRFSPSKVIVTGGVIYPETFILNGMITSGTLQSIHVHKAFVTTPALDIDKGLMHYDEYLIPAKQQMLHSADEVILVTDHTKFGRISLYKYAALDEISSIITGKEIDPVLKGHFEEKGMQIYTT
- a CDS encoding glucose-6-phosphate isomerase; amino-acid sequence: MTHIKFDYSKALRFFEERELDYLEPAVKAAHDTLHNGTGAGSDALGWINLPTDYDKEEFARIKKATEKIHSDSEVLIVIGIGGSYLGARAAIETLNHSFYNVLEKGARKTPQVFFAGNSISSSYLHDLIEVVGDRDFSVNVISKSGTTTEPAIAFRIFKELLIKKYGEEGARKRIYATTDKAKGALKTLSDNEGYETFVVPDDVGGRFSVLTAVGLLPIAVSGVDIDALMNGAAAASKDFAKPELKNNIAYQYAAARNVLYRKGKVTELLISYEPGLQYFNEWWKQLFGESEGKDKKGIYPSSANFSTDLHSIGQYIQDGRRNLFETVVKVDKPRHNLTINKEEVDLDGLNYLAGETVDFVNTKAFEGTLLAHTDGEVPNFVVEVPELDAYTFGYLVYFFEKAVAISGYLNGVNPFDQPGVEAYKANMFALLGKPGFEEKKAELEKRLND
- a CDS encoding NUDIX hydrolase, whose protein sequence is MKRSIHVQAFVYNEKKDEVLVVRNRNMIWTFPGGQVEPDQTMEEAIANKVKSQTNIDVKVESILSCKERRATWEHVCTFVFRAKPTGDIAAVEHGDSVFHVKWLPIPLADDLLNIDQLTLNELLRSEGVLYENYT
- the yugI gene encoding S1 domain-containing post-transcriptional regulator GSP13; translation: MSTFKVGEVVSGKIAGIQSYGAFVALNDSTQGLVHISEITHGFVKDIHDFLEVGQEVKVKILDIDEEKNKISLSIRATEDAPKEQPAKKKNVSAGENDEGFNTLRDKLEEWIKKADK
- a CDS encoding MalY/PatB family protein, which translates into the protein MSQFDEVIPRNGTNSEKWDGAEELFGRKDIIPMWVADMDFRAPKPVLDAFQRQIDHGIFGYSTKSERLVDAVINWNKEQHQFEIDPSTLFFNGAVVPTISLAVRSLTNKGDAVLMVSPIYPPFFHVTKATERKVVMSPLVYENHQYHMDFHDLETRIKEENVKLFLLCNPQNPGGRCFSKEELVQLAKLCEKYQIPIVSDEIHADLVMKPHKHIPMMVAAPFYADQIITLMAATKTFNLAAIKASYYIITNKDYQEKFAAEQKYATTNELNVFGIVGTEAAYRYGAPWLNELKEYIYSNYEYVKTSLGKEVPEVGVTDLEATYLMWLDCRSLPKDEKAIYADLIEAGVGVQMGSGFGYSGKGFVRLNIACPKETLEKGVKLLIKGLKK
- a CDS encoding ABC transporter permease, producing MFLGLRELVYSKLRYILVTGIMVLIMLLSLILSGLANGLAYDNASSVADNGVPYYVLSKDAQDKLSRSQFPESKLAEVKKDENVKDAAVLGQSMQTLKRESDDKKFSVALFGIQPDSFLAPKISEGNSIQVTKPDEIVVDSSLKSDGIKIGDILMDDILNRELTVVGFTENQKYSHAPVVYLNIATWQEINPVLYHQKIPQTSTIAIKTDNPDKGVTLSDKDLTTIDHKGFLNQIPGYSAEQMTLNMMIYFLIVIGGFILTAFFYVMTLQKTTQFGILKALGTKTSYLAKSIVTQVVIISLISILISVGVTLILPSIMPEAMPFRLSSMTIALYSGIFFLVALIGALLSLRRIAKVDALDAIRGGDE
- a CDS encoding ABC transporter ATP-binding protein, which codes for METLLSFENVYKDYPSGPSIIHALKETNFEAKKGELIAIVGPSGSGKSTLLSLAGALLTPTGGTISINDKSISNLSAKEQTSLRLEEIGFIFQAAHLVPYLRVKDQIGFIGKMAGKNAAELEKEATALLAQLGIADRANAFPKDLSGGQKQRVAIARALINQPSVILADEPTASLDTARSREVVTLLRDEVVQTSRTAIMVTHDERMLDLVNHVYRMEDGLLTQES
- a CDS encoding PTS sugar transporter subunit IIB — encoded protein: MKNIVLVCAAGMSTSLLVTKMRKAAEARGEECEIEAYSIAEVSNLIDDADVVLLGPQVRYQKKTVDELAAGKIPVDVIDMAAYGTMNGEKVLGQALDLIEGYQK
- a CDS encoding aspartate kinase yields the protein MKVIKFGGSSLASGIQLNKVFQLVAEDSDRKIVVVSAPGKRFKEDTKVTDLLIDCATKALLGEDTTELFEAVIARYAGIALDTGMDDAIIQQIRSDLQATISSDKSDPDKFLDRMKASGEDNNAKLIASYFKFKGLNANYINPKDAGLLVTDEHASAQVLPESYDRLFALREREGIIVFPGFFGYTKDGEISTFSRSGSDITGAIVANGAQAELYENFTDVDAVYAVNPAIVKNPKKVLELTYREMRELSYAGFSVFHDEALIPAFHAGIPVHIKNTNNPDSCGTRVVHERENNNGPVVGIASDDGFCSIYISKYLMNREIGFGRKVLQILEDSGLNYEHMPSGIDDLTIIIRENQFGEDTEQTIMTRLKEELNADQVIIQHGISLIMVVGETMRHNVGITSRASKALSDAKVNIEMINQGSSEVSIMFGVKEAQENTAVRALYNEFFSEVFV
- a CDS encoding peptidylprolyl isomerase, translating into MTYPQLSKEVAPNEIEAEMITNRGTIRIKLFPEIAPKTVENFVTHSKNGYYDGLIFHRVIPEFMIQGGDPDGRGTGGESIWGEAFEDEFSTEAFNLRGALSMANAGPNTNGSQFFIVQKPDMPADMLGQMEQAGFPVEVIEAYKEGGTPWLDGRHTVFGHVIEGMDVVDEIAGLPTGMQDKPVNDVVIEKINIK